Proteins from a genomic interval of Sphingobacterium lactis:
- a CDS encoding complex I subunit 4 family protein, with protein sequence MDNLFILLLLPVISALILAFIKTNSAKWAALLLSLVQLGLTIPFICNFVPDASIQFAQSWNWIQSLGIQFKIGLDGISLPMLILTNGLIPFIILASFGHDQKGGFYSLVSFMQAGLVLVFISLDAFSFYVGWEAALIPIYFICALWGDGDRIRVNMKFFVYTFFGSLLMLIAIIYLYQQTGGKDVSWAALTQLELASGAQNWMFWAFFIAFAIKIPLFPLHTWQPDTYTHAPAAGTMLLSGIMLKMGLFGLLRWLLPLAPDAVAQYGYIALIMSVIGVVYGSIIAFKMNDAKRLIAYSSIAHVGLIAAGIFSLTQEGIQGAILQMLNHGISVVGLFFAIDILQRRTGTRELSQLGGLATQMPILAICFLIIIMGAIGLPLTNGFIGEFLLLKGLFSIPEYGVWYAVIAGTTLIFGAVYMLRLFQKTMLGQIDAKHVSVADISGYEFLVLGLIVILVVVIGILPNGLLHLSEASVTNLIQQVK encoded by the coding sequence ATGGACAACCTATTTATACTGCTATTATTACCTGTTATAAGTGCCCTGATTCTGGCATTTATAAAAACCAATTCAGCCAAGTGGGCGGCATTGTTGCTGTCGTTGGTGCAATTGGGTTTAACCATTCCTTTTATCTGCAATTTTGTTCCGGATGCGAGCATTCAGTTTGCGCAGAGCTGGAATTGGATCCAAAGTCTAGGTATACAATTTAAGATTGGCTTGGATGGCATCAGTTTACCGATGTTGATCCTAACCAATGGTCTTATTCCATTCATTATCCTGGCGAGTTTTGGCCACGATCAAAAAGGCGGTTTCTACAGCCTTGTCTCTTTCATGCAAGCTGGTCTGGTGCTGGTATTTATCTCATTGGATGCTTTCTCCTTTTATGTAGGGTGGGAGGCAGCGTTGATCCCGATTTACTTTATCTGTGCCCTTTGGGGTGACGGAGACCGTATCCGTGTGAACATGAAATTCTTTGTGTACACTTTCTTCGGCAGTTTATTGATGCTGATCGCGATTATCTATCTGTATCAGCAAACGGGAGGTAAGGATGTTTCATGGGCAGCATTGACCCAATTGGAACTGGCTTCAGGCGCTCAAAACTGGATGTTCTGGGCTTTCTTTATCGCTTTCGCCATCAAGATTCCATTGTTTCCATTGCATACATGGCAACCGGACACCTATACACATGCACCTGCGGCTGGTACCATGCTGCTTTCGGGTATCATGTTGAAGATGGGACTTTTCGGCCTACTTCGCTGGCTTTTGCCACTCGCACCGGATGCTGTGGCGCAATATGGATACATTGCCCTTATTATGTCCGTAATCGGTGTGGTCTATGGATCCATCATCGCATTTAAGATGAATGACGCCAAACGGTTGATTGCCTATTCCTCCATTGCTCACGTCGGATTGATAGCGGCAGGTATATTCTCCCTCACACAGGAAGGTATTCAGGGCGCAATTCTACAGATGTTGAATCACGGTATTTCCGTGGTTGGGCTATTCTTTGCCATCGATATCCTTCAGCGCCGTACCGGTACTCGGGAGCTTTCGCAATTGGGCGGTTTGGCAACGCAGATGCCTATATTGGCGATTTGTTTCCTGATCATCATCATGGGAGCAATCGGTTTGCCATTGACAAACGGCTTTATCGGTGAGTTCCTGTTATTAAAAGGTCTTTTCAGTATCCCGGAATACGGCGTATGGTATGCCGTAATTGCAGGGACAACATTGATTTTCGGTGCCGTATATATGTTGCGCCTGTTCCAGAAAACGATGCTGGGCCAAATAGACGCGAAGCATGTATCGGTTGCAGATATTAGTGGATATGAATTTTTGGTATTGGGTCTTATCGTAATCCTGGTTGTGGTTATCGGTATTTTACCCAACGGGTTATTGCACCTCTCTGAGGCATCGGTAACCAATTTGATTCAACAAGTAAAATAG
- a CDS encoding NADH-quinone oxidoreductase subunit N — MGAIITLSLLGILILYVGLFKAKNALLPVSILGLLVALGFEVSYWNQTAEPLYKGMVIFDHFSLSFSMLCIGLTILILFLSKEYFKAYSENIAEYYTLIIFSLTGAIIVCSFHNFAMLFIGLEIMSVALYILAGIRRRDKASNEAALKYFLMGAFSTGFLLFGITLMYGATGSFDITVIKQYIVENPTGISPLLYGGILLLLVGLCFKVGAAPFHFWTPDVYDGSPILITSFMSTVVKIASFAGFLKLFSYVLVPLNEFWTPILLTVVIITLLIGNVSALMQTSFKRMMAYSSISHAGYMLFAILSIGPNSASGILAYSAAYGLASIVAFGALILVKRHIGSDQFESFNGLGKKNPWLAFVITVAMLSLAGIPLTAGFIGKFMMFSNVMNDYHTVLLVIAAINAAVGVYYYLRVVVHMYFMKSKNEETLSLPMNYSLVFGLAVLLTIVLGVYPDLILGVF; from the coding sequence ATGGGTGCGATTATTACGCTTTCTTTATTAGGTATACTGATTTTGTATGTAGGCTTGTTCAAAGCAAAGAATGCGCTGTTACCGGTTAGTATCCTCGGGTTATTGGTAGCACTTGGTTTCGAAGTATCCTACTGGAACCAAACTGCCGAACCGCTATACAAAGGTATGGTGATCTTCGATCACTTTTCCCTATCGTTCAGTATGTTGTGTATTGGGCTAACCATACTGATCCTTTTCCTTTCCAAGGAATATTTCAAGGCATATTCAGAAAATATTGCAGAGTATTATACGTTGATTATCTTCTCCCTCACCGGAGCCATCATTGTATGTAGTTTCCATAATTTTGCCATGCTGTTCATCGGTTTGGAGATTATGTCTGTGGCATTATATATTCTAGCGGGTATCCGCCGTCGGGATAAGGCGTCCAATGAGGCGGCTTTGAAGTACTTCCTGATGGGTGCTTTCTCCACAGGTTTCCTGCTATTCGGTATTACGCTGATGTACGGTGCTACAGGATCTTTTGATATTACGGTAATCAAACAATATATCGTTGAAAATCCAACTGGCATTTCCCCACTATTATATGGGGGTATCCTGTTGTTATTGGTTGGACTTTGCTTCAAGGTCGGTGCGGCGCCTTTCCACTTCTGGACCCCAGATGTGTATGATGGTTCCCCGATTTTAATCACCAGCTTTATGAGTACAGTGGTGAAGATTGCTTCATTTGCAGGCTTCCTGAAGTTGTTCAGCTATGTGCTGGTACCACTGAATGAGTTCTGGACACCGATTTTATTGACTGTGGTAATCATTACGCTGTTGATAGGAAACGTGTCGGCATTGATGCAGACCAGTTTCAAGCGCATGATGGCCTATTCCAGTATATCACATGCAGGCTATATGCTGTTCGCGATTCTATCCATCGGACCGAACTCTGCATCTGGTATCTTGGCTTACTCTGCTGCCTACGGATTGGCATCTATCGTCGCCTTTGGCGCCTTGATCTTGGTGAAACGTCATATCGGTTCCGACCAGTTTGAATCGTTCAACGGTCTTGGTAAGAAAAATCCATGGTTGGCCTTTGTCATAACAGTTGCCATGCTGTCCCTTGCGGGGATTCCATTGACTGCCGGTTTCATCGGGAAATTCATGATGTTCAGTAACGTGATGAATGATTACCACACCGTGCTTTTGGTTATTGCTGCTATCAATGCTGCCGTGGGTGTATATTATTACTTGCGCGTGGTCGTACATATGTACTTCATGAAATCTAAAAACGAAGAAACTTTGAGTTTGCCGATGAATTACAGTTTGGTCTTTGGACTTGCTGTCCTATTGACTATTGTACTCGGGGTGTATCCTGATTTGATTCTGGGCGTATTCTAG
- a CDS encoding DUF5686 family protein, whose product MRSSFFYCCLCFLFIYTCVTVSPVWAQTVVQGKIVSKETKQPIAGATVSAVGSKQATSANQLGEFRLPVDTSCKELEIRAMGHKTLRTPIPANREAMTIQLSPNAETIEEISINHRNKEKYSNKNNPAVELIDLVIRHKSKNRLSGKDSLSFEQYDKLKFGFIDPKISKRKGMLGLNFIFQNVDSVSYPDKKLLSLYLEESNAKVYGKKNPSKFKKVVYSNRKTEFDKRYINNPNIQQFMNFIFQQVDVYDESIFLLNRQFLSPIADNGKIFYKYYIQDTIFNEEGYFIRLNFQPRNKTDLLFKGTLEISMDGSYAVKKASLRVDKESNLNWVKDGEIGFHYLKNKDGVMLLDSTRTFMVFSVRKGETIFADRISINSNYDLQSEFPKGVFEGAPIEYATNADQAQPRRPIPLNNAEQMTYTNTERLNNNPTFKTLLAVGYLVSQGYYSLGAFELGPLEYVYSRNNIEGNRFRLGGRTTQALTDKAFVEGYVAYGMDDARVKYFLRTAVSLNGESIVTFPAHYIEGSIQNDIMEPGQQIGFLKGDSFFRSIRKNRPTKWFDTRAYQVQHVYEFGNHISITTGLTHAERQTIGDLRLISSGNPDQLLTDIVSNEAHIDLRWAPFEKFFYRNLTRKTVIEKHPVFNLVYTKSLSGFWNTTYNYDKISLSASKRLFLNQLGYADVRVVGGKIWGTLPYTMLELPNVKQKDDRHRIDFDMMNPMEFVADEYVKLGFTHQMQGFLFNKIPLIKKLNLREIWGAQMFYGKLSDRNNPYLSDDVVHFDTNSDGEILTHVLQTEPYWEGTVGIDNILRVLRVEYVKRFNYKTLPNVPKDRFRLSINISF is encoded by the coding sequence ATGAGAAGTAGCTTTTTCTACTGTTGTTTATGCTTTCTATTTATCTATACGTGTGTAACTGTTAGCCCAGTTTGGGCACAGACTGTTGTGCAGGGTAAGATCGTGAGCAAGGAAACCAAACAACCTATTGCAGGAGCTACCGTAAGTGCTGTCGGCAGTAAACAGGCGACATCAGCAAACCAGCTCGGTGAATTCCGACTGCCCGTGGATACGAGCTGCAAAGAGCTTGAAATCCGCGCGATGGGACATAAGACCCTGCGGACACCCATCCCTGCCAATCGGGAAGCCATGACGATACAGCTCAGCCCCAACGCAGAAACCATTGAAGAGATTTCCATCAATCATAGGAATAAAGAGAAATACAGCAATAAGAACAATCCTGCTGTGGAATTGATTGACTTGGTCATCCGTCATAAAAGCAAGAATCGCCTTTCCGGGAAAGATAGCCTGAGTTTTGAACAGTATGATAAATTGAAATTCGGATTCATCGATCCCAAGATTTCCAAGCGAAAGGGCATGCTCGGGCTAAACTTTATCTTCCAGAATGTGGACTCCGTAAGCTATCCAGACAAGAAATTACTTTCGCTATACCTGGAGGAATCCAATGCCAAGGTCTACGGAAAGAAGAACCCCTCGAAGTTCAAAAAGGTGGTATACAGCAACCGCAAGACTGAATTCGACAAACGATATATCAACAATCCCAATATCCAGCAGTTCATGAATTTCATCTTCCAACAGGTCGATGTGTATGACGAGAGTATATTTTTATTGAACAGGCAATTCCTGAGCCCGATTGCGGACAATGGGAAGATTTTCTACAAATACTATATCCAGGACACGATTTTCAACGAAGAGGGCTATTTTATCCGGTTGAATTTCCAGCCACGCAACAAAACAGACCTGCTTTTCAAAGGAACATTGGAAATCAGCATGGATGGCTCCTATGCGGTAAAGAAAGCAAGCCTTCGGGTGGATAAGGAATCCAACCTGAACTGGGTGAAGGATGGAGAGATCGGATTCCATTATTTGAAGAACAAAGATGGAGTGATGCTGTTGGACAGCACCCGTACCTTTATGGTCTTCAGCGTCCGGAAGGGGGAAACCATTTTTGCCGACCGGATCAGTATCAACAGCAATTACGACCTGCAATCGGAATTCCCGAAAGGCGTATTTGAAGGTGCGCCGATCGAATATGCCACAAATGCCGATCAGGCACAGCCGCGTCGACCTATTCCGCTCAACAATGCGGAGCAGATGACCTATACCAACACGGAGCGGTTGAACAACAATCCAACCTTCAAAACCCTATTGGCAGTAGGTTACCTCGTGTCTCAGGGCTATTATAGCCTCGGGGCTTTTGAATTGGGTCCGTTGGAATATGTGTATAGCAGGAACAACATTGAGGGCAACAGATTCCGCCTCGGTGGTCGTACCACGCAGGCGCTTACGGATAAAGCCTTTGTGGAGGGTTATGTCGCTTACGGTATGGATGACGCCCGCGTTAAATATTTCCTGCGCACGGCCGTATCCCTGAATGGCGAATCCATTGTGACTTTTCCAGCGCATTATATCGAAGGATCCATTCAGAATGACATCATGGAACCCGGACAACAGATCGGATTCTTGAAGGGCGATAGCTTTTTCCGGTCCATCCGCAAGAATAGGCCAACGAAATGGTTCGATACCCGTGCCTATCAAGTACAGCACGTTTATGAATTTGGCAATCACATCAGTATTACCACGGGATTAACACACGCCGAGCGGCAAACCATCGGCGATCTGCGCCTAATATCCTCCGGCAATCCCGATCAGTTGCTGACCGATATTGTCAGTAACGAAGCGCATATCGATCTCCGTTGGGCGCCTTTTGAGAAATTCTTCTACCGGAACTTGACCAGAAAGACCGTTATTGAAAAGCACCCGGTATTTAATCTTGTCTATACCAAAAGTTTGTCGGGATTCTGGAATACCACCTATAACTACGACAAAATCAGCCTTTCCGCTTCCAAGCGTTTATTCTTAAATCAATTGGGCTACGCCGATGTGCGTGTCGTTGGGGGAAAGATCTGGGGCACTCTGCCGTATACCATGCTGGAATTACCGAATGTAAAACAGAAGGACGACCGTCATCGGATCGATTTCGATATGATGAATCCCATGGAATTCGTCGCCGATGAATATGTCAAGTTGGGCTTTACCCACCAGATGCAGGGTTTCCTTTTTAATAAGATCCCATTGATCAAAAAACTGAACCTGCGTGAAATCTGGGGTGCGCAGATGTTCTATGGCAAGCTTTCCGATCGGAATAACCCTTACCTAAGTGATGATGTGGTGCATTTCGACACCAATTCCGATGGGGAAATCCTGACCCATGTGCTGCAAACAGAGCCCTATTGGGAAGGAACAGTGGGCATAGACAATATCTTACGGGTTTTACGTGTAGAGTACGTCAAGCGATTCAATTATAAAACTTTACCGAACGTCCCAAAAGATCGGTTTAGATTATCCATAAACATATCCTTTTAA
- a CDS encoding enoyl-CoA hydratase/isomerase family protein, with the protein MSYQNILVEVQGKTAKITINRETKLNALNKETIGELKTALAEALADDQVRGILLIGAGPKAFVAGADIQEFLGKSKAEAQDLSRFGHELMDGLANSPKPVLAAINGFALGGGLELAMACHFRIASENAKMGLPEVSLGLIPGYGGTQRLTQLVGKGKALEMILTGDMIDAQDALKWGLVNKVVAIEALEKEANGLLEKMYSRSASAIAAAIKTVNAGYDSNQDGYQVEIDQFGHCFGSEDFQEGVTAFLEKRKPNF; encoded by the coding sequence ATGAGCTATCAGAACATCCTTGTTGAGGTTCAGGGGAAAACCGCGAAAATTACCATTAACCGCGAAACCAAACTGAACGCATTGAATAAAGAAACTATTGGGGAATTAAAGACGGCATTGGCGGAAGCGCTTGCTGATGATCAAGTGCGTGGCATCCTGCTTATCGGTGCTGGTCCTAAAGCATTTGTGGCCGGAGCTGATATTCAGGAATTTCTGGGTAAATCCAAGGCCGAGGCACAGGATCTTTCGCGTTTTGGTCATGAGTTAATGGATGGTTTGGCAAACAGTCCGAAACCGGTCCTTGCGGCGATCAATGGTTTTGCCCTGGGCGGCGGATTGGAGCTGGCGATGGCCTGTCATTTCCGTATCGCCTCTGAGAATGCAAAAATGGGGCTGCCTGAGGTTTCTTTAGGACTAATTCCAGGCTATGGTGGGACACAGCGCTTAACGCAGCTTGTCGGTAAGGGAAAAGCTTTGGAGATGATCCTGACAGGGGATATGATCGATGCACAGGATGCCCTGAAATGGGGATTGGTGAACAAGGTCGTTGCTATCGAAGCATTGGAAAAAGAGGCGAACGGTTTGTTGGAAAAGATGTACAGCCGCTCCGCATCCGCAATTGCTGCAGCCATTAAAACCGTCAATGCAGGATATGATTCCAACCAGGATGGCTATCAGGTAGAAATCGATCAATTTGGACATTGCTTTGGTTCCGAAGATTTTCAGGAAGGGGTGACCGCATTTTTAGAAAAGCGTAAACCAAATTTCTAA
- a CDS encoding AI-2E family transporter, protein MSNNDVFSQKERNIIILLIILFLGGVIVYATSGIFSAFLGTMVMYTLFRNLNIFLIERWRWPKPVSSVFIIILSIFIIVLPFVGIGKMLFNKAVELQQNPQWINKILDAINHFVGDKLGQPDLIAKQLEASSTYLAGLLTGALGGAANVFLEVTVMYFLLYFLFVNYKGFEGSLIHYLPFDDESAVKFGEELKNITYSNIIGQTIIAIIQGAFLAVGFWLFGAKDPLFWGVICAILSFIPLLGPPLIFVPAAVVLWSNGATWQAVGLLVWGFGLVINIDNVLRLVIAKRIGDIHPIITVVGVIIGIPLFGLIGLVYGPLLLAYFLIAVRIYKANKRLSLKKDRIIDDLDME, encoded by the coding sequence ATGAGTAACAACGACGTTTTTTCACAAAAGGAGCGTAATATCATCATCTTGCTCATCATTCTGTTCTTGGGCGGAGTGATTGTCTATGCAACTTCAGGCATATTCAGTGCGTTTTTGGGGACAATGGTGATGTATACCTTGTTCCGTAACCTCAATATTTTTCTCATTGAGCGATGGCGCTGGCCAAAGCCCGTTTCATCGGTATTCATTATTATTCTTTCCATCTTTATCATTGTGCTTCCCTTTGTAGGAATCGGTAAGATGTTATTTAATAAGGCTGTGGAATTGCAGCAGAACCCGCAATGGATCAACAAGATATTGGATGCCATCAACCATTTCGTAGGGGATAAGCTCGGCCAACCCGATCTGATCGCTAAACAATTGGAAGCATCTTCGACCTATTTAGCAGGTCTACTGACGGGTGCATTGGGTGGTGCTGCCAATGTTTTTCTGGAAGTTACGGTCATGTATTTCCTACTGTATTTCCTGTTCGTGAATTATAAGGGATTTGAGGGGAGCCTGATCCATTACCTGCCCTTTGATGATGAGAGCGCGGTGAAGTTTGGTGAGGAGCTCAAGAACATCACCTATTCTAATATTATCGGGCAGACGATTATTGCGATCATTCAAGGGGCGTTTCTGGCTGTGGGGTTCTGGTTGTTCGGAGCCAAAGATCCTTTGTTCTGGGGTGTGATTTGTGCGATATTATCTTTCATCCCGTTATTGGGCCCGCCGCTGATCTTTGTTCCTGCTGCCGTCGTGCTGTGGTCAAATGGTGCTACTTGGCAAGCGGTCGGACTCTTGGTGTGGGGATTTGGTCTGGTCATCAATATTGACAATGTCCTGCGTTTGGTCATTGCCAAGCGAATTGGCGATATTCACCCCATTATTACCGTTGTGGGCGTGATTATTGGTATTCCGTTATTTGGATTGATCGGTTTGGTATATGGTCCCTTGCTATTGGCCTACTTCCTGATTGCTGTTCGGATCTATAAAGCGAATAAGCGGCTATCCCTCAAGAAGGACCGTATCATCGATGATCTGGATATGGAATAA
- a CDS encoding 4'-phosphopantetheinyl transferase family protein, whose translation MGLAYLKEIDAHSRIALWKIEETEAEMIGKLQLDEEEQAKLKSLARGKRSLHWLATRVLLRYLLQTQEYIHCPSDANGKPYLPDFPYEISLTHSYDYAGVMLSTAGLCGIDLEIVKEKVVRIKDKFLKPEELAFIDPAHEVDQLYACWSAKEAVYKLQGNKGVSFLQDMQIKPFTFTPQGVMQLELLKGEHARTYQVYYERFNEYMLAYAVE comes from the coding sequence ATGGGATTAGCATACCTCAAAGAAATAGATGCCCACAGCCGCATCGCCCTATGGAAGATTGAAGAAACAGAAGCCGAGATGATCGGCAAACTGCAGCTGGATGAAGAAGAGCAGGCTAAGCTCAAAAGTTTGGCGCGCGGCAAGCGCTCACTGCACTGGCTGGCAACACGTGTGCTCCTGCGTTATCTCCTGCAAACACAGGAATACATACATTGCCCATCCGACGCCAACGGCAAGCCCTATCTTCCGGATTTTCCGTATGAAATTTCCCTGACCCACTCCTACGATTATGCTGGCGTGATGTTGAGTACGGCCGGCTTATGTGGCATTGACCTGGAAATCGTCAAGGAGAAAGTGGTCCGCATAAAGGATAAGTTTCTAAAACCGGAGGAATTGGCCTTTATCGATCCGGCACATGAAGTGGATCAATTATATGCCTGCTGGAGTGCGAAGGAAGCGGTCTATAAACTTCAGGGGAACAAAGGCGTATCTTTTCTACAGGATATGCAGATCAAACCCTTCACCTTTACCCCACAGGGGGTCATGCAATTGGAATTGCTGAAGGGAGAACACGCCCGCACCTACCAAGTATACTACGAGCGATTCAATGAATATATGCTGGCTTATGCCGTCGAATAA
- the dcd gene encoding dCTP deaminase, producing MILSDKRILEEIENGTIVIEPFDRKCLGTNSYDVHLGKYLATYKDEVLDAKKHNEIAHFEIPEEGYVLQPGILYLGVTLEYTESHGHVPFLEGKSSTGRLGIDIHATAGKGDVGFCNTWTLEISVAQPVRVYAGMPIGQLIYFVVEGDIETMYNSKGNAKYNNKTIRPVESMMWKNAF from the coding sequence ATGATATTATCAGATAAGCGGATTTTAGAAGAAATCGAGAACGGCACAATTGTAATTGAGCCTTTTGATAGGAAATGCCTTGGAACAAATTCCTATGATGTGCACTTGGGTAAATACCTGGCAACCTACAAGGATGAGGTCTTGGACGCTAAGAAACATAACGAAATTGCGCATTTTGAAATTCCTGAGGAAGGATATGTCCTTCAACCTGGAATCCTTTATTTAGGTGTAACCTTGGAGTATACCGAAAGCCACGGGCATGTGCCATTTTTGGAAGGTAAATCGAGTACGGGTCGTTTAGGGATTGACATCCATGCCACCGCTGGTAAGGGAGATGTTGGTTTCTGTAATACATGGACGCTGGAGATTTCCGTTGCGCAGCCTGTACGCGTATATGCGGGTATGCCCATTGGTCAATTGATTTACTTTGTGGTTGAAGGGGATATCGAAACGATGTACAACAGCAAGGGCAATGCGAAATACAACAATAAGACAATTCGCCCAGTAGAAAGTATGATGTGGAAAAACGCGTTCTAA
- a CDS encoding metal-dependent hydrolase, with the protein MKLTYYGHSTLGIETNGHHLLIDPFISFNPAAAHIVLDNIKADYILITHAHYDHVMDVEAIVQATGATLISNFEIITYYEKKGIKGHALGLGGSFTFPFGTVKMVSAQHSSSFPDGANGGNPAGFVLSNSENTIYIAGDTALTQDMKLIPLFFKLDLAILPIGGNFTMDVQEAIYASDFVACNRVLGVHYDTAELIQIDHDASKKQFEEQGKELILLGIGEEFDI; encoded by the coding sequence ATGAAATTAACGTATTATGGACACTCCACATTAGGGATTGAAACCAATGGACACCATCTGCTCATCGATCCTTTCATCAGTTTCAACCCTGCAGCGGCACATATTGTGCTGGATAACATCAAAGCCGATTACATCTTGATTACGCATGCACATTATGATCATGTGATGGATGTTGAAGCGATCGTTCAGGCAACGGGTGCTACCCTGATTTCCAATTTCGAGATTATCACCTATTATGAAAAGAAAGGCATCAAGGGTCACGCGTTGGGGTTGGGGGGAAGTTTCACCTTTCCTTTTGGTACTGTGAAAATGGTCAGTGCGCAGCATAGTTCATCCTTTCCTGATGGGGCTAATGGTGGCAATCCTGCGGGATTCGTGCTTTCCAACTCCGAGAATACGATTTATATCGCTGGTGATACCGCGCTTACACAGGATATGAAACTGATTCCGTTGTTCTTTAAACTGGATTTAGCCATTTTGCCGATCGGAGGTAATTTTACCATGGATGTGCAGGAGGCAATTTACGCATCGGATTTTGTGGCCTGCAATCGTGTCCTTGGTGTACATTATGATACTGCAGAGCTAATTCAGATAGATCATGACGCCAGTAAGAAGCAATTTGAGGAGCAGGGCAAGGAACTTATTCTTTTGGGAATCGGAGAGGAATTTGACATTTAA
- a CDS encoding LuxR C-terminal-related transcriptional regulator, translating to MKNPILTDIYKNWAEIGRFKSREELQLDLELYKKLLDIVQVGDSYYFLFDPFLRKMEMTSAMVEKVVGIRPDELDVDYLMNNIHPEDLPVFGDFEATVVEFKKALPIDKLTKYKSRYNYRFRTKRGDYVHILQQSITVLADEDGTILRNLVIHTDISEIAPFQRMKLSFIGLDGEPSFVDVKPRMLFSKTKAIFSKSELEVLKLMVQGLNSESIANQLFRSIHTIRNHRKNILRKSGCLNVQELLVKSVKEDWV from the coding sequence GTGAAAAACCCAATCTTAACGGACATCTATAAGAATTGGGCGGAAATAGGAAGATTTAAGAGTCGTGAAGAACTGCAATTGGACCTGGAGCTGTACAAGAAGCTCTTGGATATCGTGCAGGTTGGCGATTCCTACTACTTTCTATTCGACCCATTTCTCCGCAAAATGGAGATGACCTCGGCCATGGTCGAAAAAGTCGTGGGCATTCGTCCCGATGAATTGGATGTGGACTACCTGATGAATAACATTCACCCGGAGGACCTTCCTGTTTTTGGTGATTTCGAAGCAACGGTAGTTGAATTCAAGAAGGCCTTGCCGATCGATAAACTGACCAAATACAAATCGAGGTACAATTACCGCTTTCGGACCAAACGGGGAGATTATGTGCATATCCTGCAGCAGTCGATCACGGTACTCGCCGATGAAGATGGCACCATTCTCAGAAATTTGGTGATCCATACTGATATTTCGGAAATTGCGCCCTTCCAACGCATGAAACTATCGTTTATTGGCTTAGATGGCGAGCCATCTTTCGTGGATGTCAAACCCCGCATGCTGTTCAGCAAAACCAAAGCAATATTTTCCAAAAGCGAATTAGAGGTCCTCAAGCTGATGGTGCAGGGCCTGAACAGTGAATCCATTGCCAATCAATTATTCCGAAGTATACATACCATACGCAATCACCGAAAGAATATTTTGAGGAAATCAGGCTGTCTGAATGTGCAGGAACTATTGGTGAAATCAGTGAAGGAAGATTGGGTCTAA